A window from Triticum aestivum cultivar Chinese Spring chromosome 6D, IWGSC CS RefSeq v2.1, whole genome shotgun sequence encodes these proteins:
- the LOC123145031 gene encoding peroxisome biogenesis protein 19-1 isoform X1: MASSNPSSGAAAADDLDQLLDSALDDFTSLDLAAAPKSSSEASASSSSGSARPVRGLGMSLPDPRAPRRRAARQPPPPPRGAHASEALEKLTRETREAVRGLETATGGIAGLDDEAMMEDFVKQFEEFAGAQDMDSIVETMMKQLLSKEILYEPMKDIVEKYPKWLEDNKSKISKEEYERYGNQLELMLKLNEVYEHEPENMSKVFEIMQNMQECGQPPSDLVQDIVPDLDLSKLGQLSPEMLESTENCCIM; this comes from the exons ATGGCCTCCTCCAACCCCagctccggcgccgccgccgccgacgacctcgacCAGCTCCTCGACAGCGCCCTCGACGACTTCACCAGCCTCgatctcgccgccgcccccaaaaG CAGCAGCGAGGCATCGGCATCGTCGTCGTCCGGGAGCGCGAGGCCGGTGAGGGGCCTGGGGATGTCGCTGCCTGACCCCAGGGCGCCAAGGAGGCGCGCGGCGAGGcaacccccgccgccgccgaggggCGCGCACGCGTCAGAGGCGCTCGAGAAGCTGACGCGCGAGACGCGGGAGGCGGTCCGGGGGCTCGAGACGGCCACCGGGGGAATCGCAGGCCTGGATGACGAGGCGATGATGGAGGACTTTGTGAAGCAGTTCGAGGAGTTCGCTGGCGCGCAG GATATGGACTCTATTGTTGAAACAATGATGAAACAACTTCTTTCCAAGGAGATTCTTTACGAACCCATGAAGGACATTGTAGAGAAGTACCCAAAATGGCTGGAGGATAACAAAAGCAAGATAAGCAAAGAAGAATATGAGCGTTACGGCAATCAGCTTGAACTCATGCTGAAACTTAATGAGGTCTATGAACATGAGCCTGAGAATATGTCTAAGGTTTTTGAGATTATGCAAAACATGCAAGAATGTGGTCAGCCCCCCAGTGATCTTGTTCAAGATATTgttccggatctggatctgagcaAGTTGGGACAACT ATCTCCTGAGATGCTTGAATCAACAGAAAATTGCTGCATAATGTGA
- the LOC123145032 gene encoding probable E3 ubiquitin-protein ligase RNF217, whose protein sequence is MEVPVGKAQQPCGICMEPMAPSEAHRGGSGCAHAFCRACLAGHVRAKVEAGAAVVRCPGVSCAGALDPELCRAALPADLFVRWCGLLCESMFLGARRTYCPFPDCSEMMVADDDGGGVSEGCVTQSECQVCRRLFCAHCAVPWHAGVSCAEFAQLGAGERGREDLLLVEAARECKWKRCPRCRFYVEKSHGCLHITCRCGSEFCYGCQKPWKLEHDGCPGE, encoded by the exons ATGGAGGTGCCCGTGGGGAAGGCGCAGCAGCCCTGCGGCATCTGCATGGAGCCCATGGCGCCTTCCGAGGCCCACCGCGGCGGCAGCGGGTGCGCGCACGCCTTCTGTCGGGCGTGCCTGGCGGGCCATGTCCGCGCCAAGGTCGAGGCCGGCGCGGCCGTCGTGCGGTGCCCGGGCGTGTCCTGCGCCGGCGCTCTCGACCCGGAGTTGTGCCGCGCCGCCCTCCCGGCCGACCTGTTCGTGCGGTGGTGCGGGCTGCTATGCGAGTCCATGTTCCTCGGGGCGCGGCGGACCTACTGCCCTTTCCCCGACTGCTCCGAGATGATGGTGGCCGACGACGACGGTGGCGGCGTGTCCGAGGGGTGTGTGACGCAGTCGGAGTGCCAGGTGTGCAGGCGGCTGTTCTGCGCGCATTGCGCGGTGCCGTGGCACGCCGGCGTGAGCTGCGCTGAGTTCGCGCAGCTCGGCGCTGGGGAGCGCGGCCGTGAGGATCTGCTGCTCGTTGAGGCCGCCAGGGAGTGCAAATGGAAGCGCTGCCCGCGGTGCCGGTTCTACGTCGAGAAGTCCCATGGCTGCCTGCACATCACATGCAG GTGTGGCTCTGAGTTCTGCTATGGATGTCAAAAGCCGTGGAAACTCGAACACGACGGCTGCCCTGGAGAATGA
- the LOC123145031 gene encoding peroxisome biogenesis protein 19-1 isoform X2: protein MASSNPSSGAAAADDLDQLLDSALDDFTSLDLAAAPKSSEASASSSSGSARPVRGLGMSLPDPRAPRRRAARQPPPPPRGAHASEALEKLTRETREAVRGLETATGGIAGLDDEAMMEDFVKQFEEFAGAQDMDSIVETMMKQLLSKEILYEPMKDIVEKYPKWLEDNKSKISKEEYERYGNQLELMLKLNEVYEHEPENMSKVFEIMQNMQECGQPPSDLVQDIVPDLDLSKLGQLSPEMLESTENCCIM, encoded by the exons ATGGCCTCCTCCAACCCCagctccggcgccgccgccgccgacgacctcgacCAGCTCCTCGACAGCGCCCTCGACGACTTCACCAGCCTCgatctcgccgccgcccccaaaaG CAGCGAGGCATCGGCATCGTCGTCGTCCGGGAGCGCGAGGCCGGTGAGGGGCCTGGGGATGTCGCTGCCTGACCCCAGGGCGCCAAGGAGGCGCGCGGCGAGGcaacccccgccgccgccgaggggCGCGCACGCGTCAGAGGCGCTCGAGAAGCTGACGCGCGAGACGCGGGAGGCGGTCCGGGGGCTCGAGACGGCCACCGGGGGAATCGCAGGCCTGGATGACGAGGCGATGATGGAGGACTTTGTGAAGCAGTTCGAGGAGTTCGCTGGCGCGCAG GATATGGACTCTATTGTTGAAACAATGATGAAACAACTTCTTTCCAAGGAGATTCTTTACGAACCCATGAAGGACATTGTAGAGAAGTACCCAAAATGGCTGGAGGATAACAAAAGCAAGATAAGCAAAGAAGAATATGAGCGTTACGGCAATCAGCTTGAACTCATGCTGAAACTTAATGAGGTCTATGAACATGAGCCTGAGAATATGTCTAAGGTTTTTGAGATTATGCAAAACATGCAAGAATGTGGTCAGCCCCCCAGTGATCTTGTTCAAGATATTgttccggatctggatctgagcaAGTTGGGACAACT ATCTCCTGAGATGCTTGAATCAACAGAAAATTGCTGCATAATGTGA